The Pseudorhodobacter turbinis genome includes a window with the following:
- a CDS encoding ExeA family protein: MNSTLDIYTQFFGLSERPFSLVPDPDFLYWSGPHKRAYSMLEYGIVTRAPITLITGEVGAGKTTLLHHLLKSVDDTVQIGMIANPHGGRGELLRWVLLSLGQEARADEDYVDLFGRFQAYLIAQYAANRRVILIFDEAQTMTRESLEELRMFTNINANKDELLQLVLVGQPELRDLVRRPDLRQFAQRVSSAFHLPAMDVATVRKYISHRMSKAGATHEIFQIKARDLIFEASRGVPRLVNQLCDLALVYAFTKGNKTVTRLTVQQVLDDGVFFIDTLDDPDAQGPDSSSGTSDPGKSSTLVLQGHQKIKAD; the protein is encoded by the coding sequence ATGAATAGTACCCTCGACATCTACACTCAGTTTTTCGGATTGTCGGAGCGGCCATTCTCGCTGGTTCCCGATCCTGATTTTCTGTACTGGTCGGGGCCGCACAAACGGGCCTATTCGATGCTGGAATACGGTATCGTTACACGCGCTCCCATCACATTGATCACGGGCGAAGTGGGGGCAGGGAAAACGACATTGCTGCACCACTTGCTGAAATCAGTGGATGATACGGTTCAGATCGGGATGATTGCAAACCCGCATGGTGGTCGCGGAGAGCTGTTGCGCTGGGTGCTTTTGTCACTGGGGCAAGAGGCCCGCGCAGATGAAGACTATGTGGACCTCTTTGGTCGGTTCCAAGCTTATCTGATCGCGCAATATGCCGCGAACCGCCGGGTTATCCTGATTTTTGACGAGGCGCAGACCATGACCCGCGAGTCCCTTGAGGAGCTGCGGATGTTCACCAATATCAACGCCAACAAGGATGAGCTGTTGCAGCTCGTTCTGGTGGGGCAGCCCGAATTGCGGGATCTGGTGCGCCGTCCCGACTTGCGCCAATTCGCGCAGCGGGTCTCTTCGGCGTTCCATCTGCCCGCGATGGATGTGGCAACCGTGCGCAAGTACATCTCGCACCGTATGTCCAAAGCCGGCGCGACCCATGAAATCTTCCAGATCAAAGCGCGCGATCTTATCTTTGAGGCATCGCGCGGAGTTCCGCGCCTTGTAAACCAACTTTGCGATCTTGCCTTGGTTTATGCCTTTACCAAAGGTAATAAAACTGTCACGCGCTTGACCGTTCAACAGGTGTTGGATGATGGCGTGTTTTTTATCGATACTTTGGATGATCCAGATGCGCAGGGACCGGATTCCTCTTCGGGCACAAGCGATCCTGGAAAATCCTCGACTTTGGTGCTGCAAGGGCACCAGAAAATAAAGGCAGACTGA
- a CDS encoding sugar transferase, translating into MTVHYSETSEQAQRAVRVTPERASKKPYRNGGKRVLDIVIVLLTAPFVVPIIAILALLIARDGANPFYVQSRVGAQGKLYKMWKLRSMVVNAESKLEAYLASNADARAEWVRDQKLKSDPRITRFGKLLRRSSMDELPQLWNVLRGDMSLVGPRPMMPSQQAIYPGHDYYELRPGITGSWQVSERNESTFADRAAFDTAYNKDLSLAHDTRILAATVRVVLKATGY; encoded by the coding sequence ATGACAGTTCATTATAGCGAAACATCCGAACAAGCGCAGCGCGCTGTTCGTGTTACGCCCGAGCGGGCATCCAAAAAACCTTACCGCAACGGCGGGAAGCGGGTCCTCGATATCGTCATCGTGTTATTGACTGCCCCTTTTGTGGTTCCCATTATTGCCATACTAGCGCTTTTGATTGCCCGTGACGGTGCCAATCCCTTCTATGTTCAAAGTCGGGTCGGCGCGCAGGGCAAGCTCTATAAAATGTGGAAACTGCGTTCCATGGTTGTGAATGCGGAAAGCAAGCTGGAAGCCTATCTGGCCAGTAATGCCGACGCGCGGGCCGAATGGGTGCGCGATCAAAAACTGAAATCCGACCCGCGTATCACACGGTTCGGCAAGCTGCTGCGCCGTTCGTCCATGGATGAATTGCCCCAGCTTTGGAACGTCTTACGCGGCGATATGAGCCTTGTCGGCCCCCGCCCGATGATGCCATCGCAACAAGCGATTTACCCCGGTCACGACTATTATGAACTGCGCCCGGGCATTACCGGCAGCTGGCAAGTTTCCGAGCGCAACGAGTCAACCTTTGCGGATCGTGCGGCGTTTGATACGGCCTATAACAAAGACCTGTCCTTGGCGCATGATACCCGCATTCTGGCGGCAACCGTCCGTGTGGTTTTGAAAGCAACGGGATATTGA
- a CDS encoding tetratricopeptide repeat protein, translated as MTRLRLFLMLILSCSGLLLAGCQSDEDKAENFYQSGLALYQEGDPERALLELRNVFNHDGFHKDARQTYANILIELGRQQEAYSQYLRLIEQYPDTVDVRVTLAQMAITNNDWQEVERHGNAALRLAPERPDVKALDIALSYRNASVANDAEARSKLANDATKLLEQIRADGQPENAALVRIVIDNLVRSDTPADALPTVNEALERSPEAPDLNMLKAQLLASSGDVAGTGAQLEKMIQMDPDNVDIQKALLNWYLAQNDLDGAEAYMRELSGEVTGPTDKHVGVVQFLQMARGRPAAREELNSLIDANTGTANEDFYRSLLALMDYEDGSTESAIADMRSILSNAEPGAETLKMKTMLARMFIEQGDTAAADTLIAEVLGEDSSNVAALKMRAARVIDQDRSGEAIVDLRTALSQSPQDPEILTLMALAHERDGDTELMGERLALAVEVTNSAVPEAIRYARFLLSQGRMPIAVSVLTDAQRNAPNNVELLLFLADLHLQSRDWPQAQTVAQTLSQIDTPQAQQATTELQARILLGQNRADESMALLQGQLDQGGDDASGSEVARATGLIVQTQIRSGKVDAARATLDEALATHPDNSDLQLLDANLHALMGEVEEAERGYRDLIARFPNNDFPVRILINMLESMGRSADAATVLDDALAKAPEQSNLLFLKAGSLENGGDIDGAIAIYEKLYGLHSSNTLVANNLASLLATHHTDEQSLARAATIVRRLRGTQNAAFQDTYGWIAYRRGNTQEALEYLEPAAAALSTDPLVQYHLGMTYATLGRAEDARAALTNALDRAGDSTLPQFETARQTLIELDQKPTP; from the coding sequence ATGACCCGTTTGCGTCTTTTCCTGATGTTGATCCTGTCCTGCTCCGGCCTTCTGCTTGCCGGATGCCAAAGCGATGAAGATAAAGCCGAGAACTTTTATCAATCCGGCCTTGCCCTCTATCAGGAAGGCGACCCAGAGCGGGCCTTGCTGGAGCTTCGCAATGTATTCAACCACGACGGCTTCCATAAAGATGCCCGCCAGACATATGCAAATATTCTGATCGAGCTTGGTCGCCAGCAAGAAGCCTATAGCCAATACCTGCGGTTGATTGAGCAATATCCCGATACGGTCGATGTGCGCGTGACCTTGGCCCAGATGGCCATTACCAACAACGACTGGCAAGAGGTTGAGCGCCATGGCAACGCCGCATTGCGGCTGGCCCCGGAACGCCCGGACGTAAAGGCGCTTGATATCGCGCTGTCCTATCGCAATGCCTCCGTTGCTAATGATGCAGAGGCGCGCAGCAAGCTGGCCAATGACGCGACAAAGTTGCTTGAACAGATACGCGCCGACGGTCAGCCCGAAAACGCAGCATTGGTCCGGATTGTGATCGACAACCTTGTCCGCAGCGATACACCGGCAGATGCTTTGCCCACCGTCAATGAGGCGCTTGAGCGGAGCCCCGAGGCACCGGATCTCAATATGCTGAAGGCCCAATTGCTGGCCTCCAGCGGCGATGTCGCCGGAACCGGCGCGCAGCTTGAAAAAATGATCCAAATGGACCCCGATAATGTCGACATCCAGAAAGCCTTGCTGAATTGGTACCTCGCACAAAATGATCTGGACGGCGCAGAGGCCTATATGCGCGAGCTTAGCGGCGAGGTCACCGGCCCCACAGACAAGCATGTGGGCGTGGTGCAGTTCTTGCAAATGGCCCGCGGGCGCCCCGCTGCCCGTGAAGAGCTGAACAGTCTAATCGACGCCAACACAGGCACCGCCAATGAAGATTTTTACCGTTCCTTGCTGGCGTTGATGGATTATGAGGATGGCAGCACCGAAAGCGCCATCGCCGACATGCGCAGCATCCTAAGCAACGCCGAACCAGGGGCTGAAACGCTCAAGATGAAAACCATGCTGGCGCGTATGTTCATCGAACAGGGCGATACGGCTGCGGCAGATACGCTAATCGCCGAAGTCTTGGGCGAGGATTCCAGCAATGTCGCTGCCCTCAAGATGCGTGCGGCCCGCGTTATCGATCAGGACCGCTCCGGCGAGGCAATCGTCGATTTGCGCACCGCCCTTAGCCAAAGCCCGCAGGACCCTGAAATCCTGACGCTGATGGCCCTCGCACATGAACGCGACGGCGACACCGAGCTGATGGGCGAACGGCTGGCGCTTGCCGTCGAGGTCACCAATTCTGCCGTTCCCGAGGCCATCCGTTATGCACGCTTCCTGCTCTCTCAGGGGCGTATGCCCATCGCGGTCAGCGTACTGACAGATGCACAGCGCAACGCGCCCAACAATGTTGAACTGCTGCTTTTCCTCGCCGATTTGCACCTGCAATCGCGCGATTGGCCCCAAGCCCAAACCGTCGCCCAAACCCTAAGCCAGATCGACACACCACAAGCGCAACAGGCCACGACCGAGCTACAGGCCCGTATCCTATTGGGCCAGAACCGTGCGGATGAAAGCATGGCTCTTTTGCAGGGACAGCTCGATCAGGGCGGGGATGATGCATCCGGTTCCGAGGTTGCGCGCGCAACGGGGCTGATTGTCCAGACCCAGATCCGCAGCGGCAAGGTGGATGCAGCCCGCGCCACCCTGGATGAAGCGCTGGCCACTCATCCCGACAACAGCGACCTGCAACTGCTGGATGCCAATCTACATGCCCTGATGGGTGAAGTCGAAGAAGCAGAGCGTGGATATCGCGATCTGATCGCCCGTTTCCCAAACAATGATTTCCCCGTCCGCATATTGATCAACATGCTGGAAAGCATGGGCCGTAGCGCAGATGCCGCCACGGTTCTGGATGACGCCTTGGCAAAAGCCCCCGAGCAGTCAAATCTTCTGTTCCTAAAAGCCGGTAGCCTTGAGAATGGGGGCGACATCGACGGGGCCATCGCCATTTACGAAAAGCTCTATGGCCTGCACAGCAGCAACACGCTGGTCGCCAACAATCTGGCCAGCCTGCTGGCAACTCATCACACGGATGAGCAGAGCCTTGCGCGGGCGGCAACGATCGTCCGCCGTCTGCGTGGCACCCAGAACGCAGCGTTCCAGGATACATATGGTTGGATTGCCTATCGGCGCGGCAATACCCAAGAGGCGCTGGAATACCTCGAACCTGCCGCCGCAGCCCTTTCGACGGATCCATTGGTGCAATATCATCTGGGCATGACCTATGCCACCCTGGGTCGCGCCGAGGATGCCCGCGCAGCTCTGACCAATGCATTGGATCGCGCCGGAGACAGCACCCTACCCCAGTTTGAAACCGCGCGCCAAACGCTGATAGAGCTGGACCAGAAACCCACACCCTAA